One genomic segment of Solidesulfovibrio magneticus RS-1 includes these proteins:
- a CDS encoding ParA family protein: MGIILAVSNNKGGVGKSTTTANLAHALSARKKRVLIVDADSQCNLTSTFLGSPWGGNSLLELLDGDGVPAEACIIPAPDYERLHVLPNKTDSAALEPALARREDYGWYMLRDRLRLHAAKTFDFTLIDCPPNLGLFSIQAMIASDFILVPVEAGSRYAMDGLDRTIETIGGIAQADPDNPSGRFLRLLINKADRRTAVSKVTIEQIQQSYPGRVFSTIIPVNTDIQQSEMLSKTVLRHASKSPGAQAYRSLATELLGILSQ; encoded by the coding sequence ATGGGAATCATACTTGCCGTGTCCAATAACAAAGGGGGAGTCGGGAAATCCACCACCACGGCGAACCTGGCCCATGCCCTTTCCGCCCGCAAAAAACGTGTCCTGATCGTGGACGCCGACAGCCAATGCAACCTCACCAGCACCTTTCTGGGCAGCCCCTGGGGCGGCAACAGCCTGCTGGAGCTGCTCGACGGCGACGGTGTCCCGGCGGAAGCCTGCATCATCCCCGCCCCTGACTACGAACGCCTCCACGTGCTGCCCAACAAGACCGACAGCGCCGCCCTGGAGCCGGCCCTGGCCCGCCGCGAGGACTACGGCTGGTACATGCTGCGCGACCGACTGCGCCTCCACGCCGCCAAAACTTTCGATTTTACCCTCATCGACTGCCCGCCCAACCTCGGCCTGTTCTCCATCCAGGCCATGATCGCGTCCGATTTCATCCTCGTGCCTGTCGAGGCCGGCAGCCGCTACGCCATGGACGGCCTGGACCGCACCATCGAAACCATCGGCGGCATCGCCCAGGCCGACCCGGACAACCCCTCTGGTCGTTTCTTGCGCCTTCTCATCAACAAGGCCGACCGCCGCACCGCTGTCAGCAAGGTGACCATCGAACAGATCCAGCAGAGCTACCCCGGGAGAGTGTTTTCCACGATCATCCCGGTCAATACCGACATTCAGCAATCCGAAATGCTGAGCAAGACCGTTTTGCGCCACGCCTCGAAAAGCCCCGGCGCCCAGGCCTATAGGTCCCTGGCCACGGAACTGCTCGGCATC